One Xiphias gladius isolate SHS-SW01 ecotype Sanya breed wild chromosome 13, ASM1685928v1, whole genome shotgun sequence genomic window carries:
- the spry2 gene encoding protein sprouty homolog 2, which yields MDSRSQNDSDGAGHHGWSPSSSSLPGTLHDEGRPQPRSPQAHGGPPEPGLSSGQSPHTLAVLSLVQIRITGSSNEYTEGPAVAQTSPASQQRQQKKDLVSSPGSRTSGQQETQDERPNSLHNLHSLTQHGNTNTSTSSREGVLRPSSVEDSQSSARTSMGSTSSGQRLLSSPAGGDQIIRAQPKRAELNSEELKPLSESRPVVAVPGSGGYKNRGKHSDKCENCGKCQCSECRRPRALPFCWTCGRRCMCSVQSAVEYGTCVCCVKGLFYHCSSDDEDTCADKPFSCTQSHCCVRWTTVSLLSLLFPCLLCYLPAKGCVAVCQSCYDRVTRPGCRCKNTKPVHCVDVRKQT from the coding sequence ATGGATTCCAGAAGTCAGAACGACAGCGATGGGGCAGGACACCACGGGTGGTCGCCGTCATCGAGCAGCTTGCCAGGCACGCTGCATGACGAAGGGAGACCGCAACCCCGGTCTCCGCAAGCCCACGGTGGTCCGCCTGAACCTGGGCTGAGCAGCGGACAGTCACCCCATACTCTAGCAGTGCTATCTCTGGTTCAGATTAGGATAACTGGGAGTAGTAATGAGTACACAGAAGGGCCCGCAGTGGCCCAGACGTCTCCAGCCTCTCAGCAAaggcaacagaaaaaagacttGGTGTCATCACCTGGTTCAAGGACGAGTGGGCAGCAGGAGACCCAGGATGAGAGGCCTAATAGTCTCCACAACCTGCATTCACTGACTCAGCATGGAAACACAAATACTTCCACCTCTTCCAGGGAGGGCGTGTTGCGGCCCTCCAGTGTAGAGGACTCCCAAAGTAGCGCCAGGACCAGCATGGGGAGCACTTCTTCAGGCCAGAGGCTCCTCAGCAGCCCGGCAGGCGGCGACCAGATCATCAGAGCCCAGCCAAAACGTGCGGAGCTGAATTCAGAAGAGCTGAAACCCCTGAGCGAGTCCAGGCCGGTGGTGGCCGTGCCAGGCAGCGGAGGCTATAAAAATCGTGGAAAACACTCCGACAAGTGTGAGAACTGTGGTAAGTGCCAGTGTTCGGAGTGTCGTCGCCCACGGGCGCTTCCTTTCTGCTGGACGTGTGGCCGGCGGTGCATGTGCTCCGTGCAGAGCGCGGTGGAGTACGGGACGTGCGTCTGCTGCGTCAAGGGGCTGTTCTACCACTGCTCCAGCGACGACGAGGACACGTGCGCCGACAAGCCCTTCTCCTGCACACAGTCCCACTGCTGCGTCCGCTGGACCACCGTGTCGCTCCTCTCTCTACTCTTCCCCTGTCTCCTGTGCTACCTCCCGGCTAAAGGATGTGTCGCCGTGTGCCAGAGCTGCTATGACCGAGTCACACGACCCGGCTGTCGGTGCAAGAACACAAAACCAGTCCACTGTGTGGATGTTCGCAAGCAAACGTAG